GAAGTGGTAAACAGATACAGAAAAATGTGGGATCTTTTGCTAAGGGCAGCAACAGGAGAACAAAGAATTAAGCTAGGCTATATGCCTACAACACCGAACATCTAATTGAATTGATACTGATCTAGATTTCAAGCATTCTCAGCTTTAATATGTTGCTTAGGGTGGGTTGGCGGATTcctcttctgtttctttttttttttaatacctTTCTGACTATGAGAGCACTGGGTTATCGAGtcaactagaaaaaataagtCCACTTTGTGACGAAAACTCTGCTCGTTTTCCAACTTCCGGATGAGTAGTTCCACAACCTGCATAGATACGGTTCGATGTTGTCAAACTGTCAAAAGGAAAACACATAATACGTATGTTGGATAAACATCCACCACAAGAAGAAGGCAAAATAGGAGTAAAATACACGGGAGTAACTGTACCTGCCCAACATAAGCTGAACCACATTTATCCTAGGGTGAATAGATTGTCATATTCAATACTTATTAGTTATTACCTAAGAGGAGCTGATAGTTTGTGCTACTTCTAGATTTGGAATTAACGTAGCAGTTCATCTTGGCAAAAGTTTCAGTATGCAAAATGGTTATAGAAGATATATCAAGTGCAACAGTGCTTTATTGAAATCTTCTGACTTCATGAAATCTCTCTACTGGGTCAATAATATCAGGTTTTAATCCTTTCTGCAACAATCACTTTGGAAACCTAAAGCAATAGTAAAGTAACTAAGCCATCGCATTTTGCCTGCTTTCTTAGCCCCCCACAGGTACCAGAGAAAGATATCTTTTAGGCTGAAATCCTGCAATTCTGAACAGTGAATGAGCACCAATAGAGGTAATAATCATTAACCCAAGTCCAGTAGGATACAAACTACAAAGGCTCAACATTTTTTCTGGACACTAGAACAGAAATACATGTAGCTTTCCTCTTGATCATTGGGTATAGTGATTCATGAGCTTTCACTCCCCAGGTCTAAATGGGTGTGTGTCACCATAACTTCacttataaaacaaaaatatgacaATGTTcttactttatatatacatttttcaaTAAGCTAAGAAATGGATTTGCCATTTTCATGTTTGGCTGAGttccaaattttaattgaacagaattttgctagaaaaaataaaaattagaaacttcagcataaaaacatacaaattaatttcaatcataAAGTGCCCTAATATACCAGCTGTACAATTCAGAATCATATACCATATAACACCCAGAGGTTATCCACATTACTTGTGACCAAAGTGAAGATTTACCAATAACAATCTCAAAATTAGATCCCCAAATTCCACACTGAATTCCCATTCAGCAAACCAACAATTTAGCACATCGATAGCATCCATAATATCTTGATCAAACTTCATCTGTACTTTCAGCAAGGGATATTATAGTTTCTACTGCCTTTGGTATTTACAATAGgaggaaaagagaagaaaggaAGTTTCTTGTCTCGGTGGAGTGTGAAAGTGCAAAACCAGAGGATGGAGGCCAAAACTGAAACTTTAATTCctatattgacaaaaaaatcatgtaaagCATTGCTAAAAAATACGGATAACTTCGGGTTCAGCTTGTGACAAATTAACCAAAACCCAAGATCAGACCTGAAAAGAACTTGTTGGACCCTGAACATGCCCCGAACATGTGACCAGCTGGTTGACCCACAAAACTgggtttataatttttaaaaattaaaaaaaatatatctttttaaagtAATGTTAttctaactttttaaaaaatgacaaaaacatattattgaaaaacaaTTGATgtcttatataaatatatgtgcatgttcagtttttaaaaaattaaaagcttCCAAATATTCGtcacttttatataaataaaagtataaactATTCTATATTAGTATTCTAATGTATCAAAGTATTATTTGTATGTATTATAATGTGAGTATGCATGAAATATACGCATATTCTTCCATATAAGCAAAAAACGTACATCATATAAATACATGCATAATagcccaaaaacaaaaagaaatattaaaggGACAGGGTCTAGATCCCAAAACTATGTCATATCTGTACTACAATTCCCGTTTTACATCTACCACTAACTCATTATTCTTTCAGccattttttgtcatttaccAGGTATCATCAAGAACATCTGAACAAAAActtatttagataaaaaatggTGCAACAGAATAACCATAATCCTCGAAAATAAAACGATAGACAGCAGTACTTATTGAACTAAAGGAAAAAGGACATAATATCAACTTATAGAATACCACGCCACAGCACCCAAACCATGAACCTTGTGCAAACAATTTGATCTCAAAGTCCCCATTCAAGTACTTTATAGGCAacaaattattagaataataCTCACTGAAGGAAAGACCAgagaaaatgaagagaaagatAAGGCAGATATAGAAATGGGGAATATTGACAATATTATACTGAAGCAAACCATATCAAGAAGCTGCCTTTCATTTTGTATAGAAAATGCTACCACGAAATGCATCAGAGACATGATCATACTTTTCTAGGGGCCAAAGcattagtacatgtgctcCATGCCTTTGAATAGAGGACTGTGCTAATTTTCTCTACTGAAGTAGGGACTTAAGACTATTTAGCAGGGCACCTTTACTATGGACTTCTTCAGAAAATTAATCTCATAATGAATTGGCTTAATAAATCTACCAAAACTCTGCAACTAATAACATCCTTTCTGTTTCAATCTTCTTGAGCATGAAATGCCATAATCAGTTTGTGAAATCCCAATAAATTTCTGCGCCAAAGAACAGAAACCTACACACAGTATATGAAAACCTAAAGTGCTTATAGAAGAGAAACCAGAAACCTTAGTTCATAGAAAAAGGGACAGAAGAAAAACTGAAGCAACCCTATGTTACATCATGACCTCTAACCAGAGACTCATAGGTTCAACTTCAAATAATCCACATTctaaaaaaactcaaatttgaCCATCGTGGATGATAAATGAACTGCATGCTGCTTATAACATGCCTAGTACGAGTCatgaaattagaaattaaaaccAATCTATGTAGCCACAGGAACAATCATTAAGCTTTCTGGAGCAATTAAATTATCTCCTTTTATCCTCTCTTAGCAAATCCTGGATATTGCAAGAAGCTTGCAGCCCCCTAATACTTCCACAGGCTTTGGCACATGAAAATACACTTAGATTACTTGGCATAATTGATACCCCTCAGAAGTTTTTGTGTATATACTATATACTTTCTCATGCATAGATAATACAAATCAAACTATCCAACTCAAATATGTCAAATACAATGCCCAAGGTAAACCTGCTAATCTAGccaaaataatacaaaataagatAACAGGGTTTATTTGATAACTTTCAACCAGGAGACGCACCACGGACGAATGAATTTACTACagtgaacaaaataaaaatcataaatggGAAATGCACAAAAGGGTGGCCGGAGATAATTTAGCTCAGAAGAAGGTAACTTattctggaaaaaaaaaaaggtcaaaTTAGGAGACCTGCAGAAGAAAGTTGTCAGGTGCCAATTACCTACCTCATTGGCAATCCCATATTTTGCACAATCAATTGCAAGACGAGTTGCACGACCAATACTCTCTTTGGTCCTTGATAGTGTCTCTATCATTCCCTCAAAAGCATCACGGGCAACAGCTGCCTCAGTACCCCCGCTAAGAGAACTACCAGTGGCCTGATGACCTGAGCTTACCCTCTTCTCCTCAAGTTCTTCATTCTCATGTTCATTCATAGATGAAAATTGGCGAACATCAGAGGAAGGTGAAGTAGGTTGTAATCCTTGTACATCCAGTTGGAGTGTGTTGCCTGATTCAACTGCTACTGCATCAGGAATAGGGCTTGGGCTCCGTCCAAGCATGTCAGCATCATTAACCAATAAAGCCAAAGGATTTCCATATGAGTTTTGCAAGTGGGCTTGCCTCTTTTTTGCCTGAGCAGCAGCAATAAGATCTTTCATGGACATGACAGAGCcggaatttttcaaatcaacgGGGAAGCTTGTTTTGATGTCTTTACCACTCTCCGGCCTGAGCAAGTGCAGATCAAAACATCAACAAcaacaagtaaaaataatacaattatttatctCCACTAACAACAATTTCCAATTACCTTTCGCCAAGTGAGGTAATGCTCTCATCTGGATTTCCAACCATAAAAACAGAATCACTGTTCTGGGAATCTGATCTTGGAGTAGTATTCCTTTTCTCCCCAGAAGAAGTTGCCTTGCTTTTTTCACTTATTGGTTGATAAAGAGATGTAGTTGACCTATCCGAAGCTGTAGCAATGGCCCTGTTGGCTCCCGGTGGAACTTTCTTCTGAGAAATACCGCCAGGTGCCTTGCTGAAGTGCTTCTTTTCTGGTTCTCCTGATGTTCCGGTAGCAGTAATAGATTGACTGGACCTTTTAGGAGAACCTACTGGTTTTGCCTCCACAAAGGATGATTTGTCGGACTCTAACTGCATTGGACCTAGAGATACATGTTCTGCTGATGATTCTCTAGTTCCCTTATCCATGCTTTGCTGAGCAGTTGCTGATGAAGCTTTATTGGATACTTGAGAAGATTGAGCATGTTCTTTTAAGGCATTATCTACTGTTCTCGAGGCCAGTTGATCATTGGCATTATTCTCACCACGCATAAGATCATTCTTCTTTGAATCTGATCCGCTAGGAATAACAGAAACCTTATGGATGTATCCTCCATGAACTGGAGTTTTTGGCAATTCATCATCTTCGTCATCACATAGGCGGACAGCTCTTCGTTTCACTGGCCGCTGCGGAACCGGAGATCGAGCTTTGTTAGGACGCACCATTCCGTTTTTACGTGTTGTAGAATTTCCGGACTTATTTTCAGGAACGGAAGCAGAAGTACACATCATCCCAAGTGCTCGGTGGCGCTTTGTCGGAGGGAGATCATCTTCATCAGTAGAACGATTGGACTCATTAGTTTGTTTTTCATCTTCATATCGgtacttcatttttttcctgGAGATAACTTTCTTATGCTCCTCAAAAGCTTCAGAGTCCATTGGACCATCATCTGCCGCCTCAGAATGCTTTTTATCTTTGAGCAATCTTTTCCCCCTCCTTTGACTGCCAACACCTAGACCCAAACTGGATGACACCTTCATGCTGCCACCTGAAGCTAATTTTGTCTGCACCTCGTCACCAATATGTTCATGAGGTATAGCTCCACTATGCCTATGCATGAATCCCTCATGCTTCCTCTTTGGCCCCATTGCCAACTTTGGTTCATGGCTATCTGTCAATTCAGTCTGGTCAACATCAAAAGCCATACCCTCGACTTTGACATCACATGAACCTTCCTCCTTAACCAAGGAATCGGACGGGCTACATCCTAATACCAACTTCTTCACTAATTTAGGACTTCTAGAAAGCTTGTTCCTCTTTCCCAAAGAAAGATGCGGAGACAAACTATGATTCATGTCATCTGATAAGCTTGGCTTTACATCTTGGCATTCCATCTCACATTGTCTTTGTGAACAAGGCTCCAAAACAGAGCCCAGATCACTCAGCCCTTTTATCTCTGAGTTGCAGTTTGGTCCTTCCGTATCTATTCTATCATTTCCTTTAATCTCTAAGGCTTCATCTACCACTGGATCAACAGATTGCGTCTGTGATGCAAGATCTTGTGCATTGTCATCATCTCTTATACCGCTTAAATTTTTACGCTGCAACAGTTCAAATTCCTCAGAGATTTCCTTCACAGCTTGGGCAAAGTATTTGACTGTTTTACCCTGGCATCGAGCagacaatttattttttgcttcaCTAGTAAATGCCTGGATATCCGCAGGAGCAACAAAAGCTCTGTTAAGATAAGGGAAAATCAGATCATATACCATACAAAAATCTTTCTATTCATCGAAGATGCTATACCAGAAACCAACAGACAAATGTGGAAGGGTGTTTGCAGATGAGGAACAAGAGGAAATGGCTTTATCAAAACCACTTTTAAGAATGCTGGGAAATTCTCAAGTGTATGCCAGCTGACATACAGCCTATATAATAATGCtataaatgagataaataaaGACAGAGCAAAGCACGTGTCAATAAATCACATTGCAATGAATCCAATGCATTTTCAGCCCCAAGTAAATCTAACAACAGCAGCCACCTTCGAGATGCCACATGCAGAGACtagtttttaactttttaatgtGGGAGatcaaaatggaaaagaaaaacttcaaaacATTAACTACTATATGAGATACATTTCTGAGTAACACCAGGAACACACTACACAAATGCACCCATTTAAAAGCATGGTGGACGAGAAACATCAATGAGCTCAAGCAAATCTAGATGAGATGATAGCAGCGCTTGTTCAAGCATGGAAACACACAAAGCAATAGATCAAAGTACATGACTGACAGCAAGAGTGCTGGGCAAAGACCAGTCATTTAGACTCTTCGGCAAGAGAACTCAACCATAGCTTAATAAATGCATCAAGCACAAGACATCTTACTATAAGCTTACTGCTACTGCTTATAATGTACTGATATCAGACACCTAGCATTCGCCTACATTTAAGGCCGATAATCTAaggaatattttctaaaaaaggaTCACTCAACTAGGATAGACATGAAAAGTGTTCAATAAAGCACAAAACTATGAGACATAGAGCAATTAAATGATATCAAAGCTGCAAGTggaaattcaatatttgaatatgTAAAACCTAGGATATTAACACTTATATTCCTTGTAAGACATAACCAATTTAGTAACTAAGTTATCATCGAAGGGCCAAAATCAAATCggaaaatatcaaattcctCTGCGCACTCAAAAACATGACATTTAGATAGCTACAGATCATATTCCACTTAGTTACATTACGTGGCAGAAGATAAACTCCCATTACCCAAATTTATGTTTACTTTAAATGAGGGAAACCTGTAAATCCAAAAAGAGTCTCTTAAAAGTgtcaatttacaaaaatattcctAAGCTTTTGCTCAAAAGCTGATTTAACCCACAAATTTTATTCTGTTGCTTCTTTAACATGTTTATCAATATCTCACTATGACAAGAGGCCTATCAGAGCTATCTTGGTCTAGAATACAATTCACATATGTGGCATGCAAATATCAGAGTCCCCCCTCCCCCACCCCCACAAAAAAAGGGGCACAAAACTAAACAAAAGAGACCACCCCCgtaaataagaaagaaactcTCTGTATCGTCTGATCAATCATTATCATTCCATGTCATGGCTCCGATGATAACCATCAtatgctgacattttctttttctatctcCTCCCCCATTTTATGTTCATCTTATTCCCTGGTTCTTTTCTCTATCAATTactctaataatattttcaaagttttTTTTAGTCTATGTAACAGTATAAGTTGAAAAAAGCTgtaatctttttaataaacaaaaacaaataatatatagaaaatataattctttttaaaattaagcaaactCATCAATAGTGTGCGAATTTTGACTATGTGCCACATAGAAGAGTCAATTAGAAAAACTACAAATCCCTCTTCTAAGAACATTGAGTTGCATCACAGAACAAGACAAGCCTTCAGTAGAGGCGAAGCTTTAATTCTCAAAAATACCAGCAAAACCATCATagttgaaaatcaaataaatcatcaTCAAGATCAATATATGCTCATTTACCCATTCATTGAGGtgaacaaaatgaaaaacctAAAgctaacacacacacagaaaaACAGTCTTTAAGATCTGTAGTTCTCTTCTGCCAGACAACACCTAGAAGACTCTCTGCAGCTATGTCGCCACAGATTAGTGCCTAACTTCtgttatttctcaaataattacaagtaagAGACTTGAGATATGTTATTTTTCAGAGATTTGGGCTTCAAAAGTGATCACTCATATAAAGGTTTGACAGTCAAAAGAAGGTGATAATATGGACGGTAGTCTGTGTAGGTTCCTCATCGAAATCTACAATgaacaatcaaaatttttctttcataaattcAAACAGAGCTTTTGAAGGTTTTTCTGAATATGAGACATTACTCGAATCTAGTTGTAGGCTCCTGGATAAGGATGAGAggtcataatttttatggcTATACTCTCTGTTCTCTGAGGTGAGGTCCTAACAACTTTAAACCCCTCGGTAGACTTCAACAATGGCTTCTTCTGATTCCAAGCAGAAGTTTCTGGAGATTCCTGACTGAAGACGGCTTGTTTTGGTACTTGTTAACAATACTCTCATAATATAAGTCAGATGCACATGCACTCTCCGGATATAAGCTTAAAGAAAAAGTGCTGGATACTTcctctttgtttttatttgggCCCTATGCTTCAACTTGCTTCCTTATCTATTTAATCCAATAGTTCTACGGCTGTTTCTATATAAGAATATGTTCACGAACAACCGTGGATCACCCAACTGAGACTATAGTCAGTCAATTGAAATTTCAGGCTTAGATGTGATGAGCCAGAGGTCATCCTATATCATGAAAACTTGGCATTTCAATAAACAAAGTAAGTAAAGACAGCATAAACTCTCAAAAGAGGTATAAAGAGACATGATATGAGTACAACCAGTAACTTGGAGATAAGAAAATCGTTTCATCTTATGCCAAAAAGGTGGGAAAAGGATGTTGGCAGACCCCAGAATGATACTTGTTATCATTTTGCCTTTGGAGAACTACATCTGGCAATTGGAAGAActataaaataagcaattgGCTGTTTTAACTGTAAAGCAAACAGCACATGAATGTGTTAAGCT
The window above is part of the Sesamum indicum cultivar Zhongzhi No. 13 linkage group LG2, S_indicum_v1.0, whole genome shotgun sequence genome. Proteins encoded here:
- the LOC105156096 gene encoding ENHANCER OF AG-4 protein 2 isoform X1; amino-acid sequence: MAPGRKRGAKGVKTKSDLSLGDLVLAKVKGFPAWPAKISRPEDWERAPDPKKYFVQFFGTSEIAFVAPADIQAFTSEAKNKLSARCQGKTVKYFAQAVKEISEEFELLQRKNLSGIRDDDNAQDLASQTQSVDPVVDEALEIKGNDRIDTEGPNCNSEIKGLSDLGSVLEPCSQRQCEMECQDVKPSLSDDMNHSLSPHLSLGKRNKLSRSPKLVKKLVLGCSPSDSLVKEEGSCDVKVEGMAFDVDQTELTDSHEPKLAMGPKRKHEGFMHRHSGAIPHEHIGDEVQTKLASGGSMKVSSSLGLGVGSQRRGKRLLKDKKHSEAADDGPMDSEAFEEHKKVISRKKMKYRYEDEKQTNESNRSTDEDDLPPTKRHRALGMMCTSASVPENKSGNSTTRKNGMVRPNKARSPVPQRPVKRRAVRLCDDEDDELPKTPVHGGYIHKVSVIPSGSDSKKNDLMRGENNANDQLASRTVDNALKEHAQSSQVSNKASSATAQQSMDKGTRESSAEHVSLGPMQLESDKSSFVEAKPVGSPKRSSQSITATGTSGEPEKKHFSKAPGGISQKKVPPGANRAIATASDRSTTSLYQPISEKSKATSSGEKRNTTPRSDSQNSDSVFMVGNPDESITSLGERPESGKDIKTSFPVDLKNSGSVMSMKDLIAAAQAKKRQAHLQNSYGNPLALLVNDADMLGRSPSPIPDAVAVESGNTLQLDVQGLQPTSPSSDVRQFSSMNEHENEELEEKRVSSGHQATGSSLSGGTEAAVARDAFEGMIETLSRTKESIGRATRLAIDCAKYGIANEVVELLIRKLENEQSFRHKVDLFFLVDSITQCSHSQKGIAGASYIPTVQAALPRLIGAAAPSGPGAQENRRQCHKVLRLWLERKILPESVLRRHMDDIGATDDDKSAGFSLRRPSRAERAIDDPIREMEGMLVDEYGSNATFQLPGFLASHVFDEEEEEEEDKFPTNLCKEVADTSPSEHTPGSRDPENYTVTPSDRRHHVLEDVDGELEMEDVSGNQKDERSLFDNGITEVSILEQSSDGVFESASNTSELLPSPEGSPPLPPDSPPVSPPLPTSPPPTSPSPPPPPPHPPLTSPPPLPPPPPASSHQVLFPPPPVGPPPFLSQQSLPPQHHPALMSQHMPPLPSTMSSSQPLAYHPPPLPREIGGTPTGNQHANMVSNTHGSHSDAPVLPQQSFFHPAGVSNAHEHVGYNSSRSVEYGKGDGYMTPQALQHRQPFLPGKPFVQRPLHPEPPPQQTTGQFSYPNSVQQHQYPPYSLPNMSDGPRRYAADVQWRMPANELNADCQLGGWMTGGRSCSGPPYSHEAGYFGPPPERPPAGIISFPPSSTNSQPAATPIPVHGVPMMPCRPDMSAVNWRPA
- the LOC105156096 gene encoding ENHANCER OF AG-4 protein 2 isoform X2 → MAPGRKRGAKGVKTKSDLSLGDLVLAKVKGFPAWPAKISRPEDWERAPDPKKYFVQFFGTSEIAFVAPADIQAFTSEAKNKLSARCQGKTVKYFAQAVKEISEEFELLQRKNLSGIRDDDNAQDLASQTQSVDPVVDEALEIKGNDRIDTEGPNCNSEIKGLSDLGSVLEPCSQRQCEMECQDVKPSLSDDMNHSLSPHLSLGKRNKLSRSPKLVKKLVLGCSPSDSLVKEEGSCDVKVEGMAFDVDQTELTDSHEPKLAMGPKRKHEGFMHRHSGAIPHEHIGDEVQTKLASGGSMKVSSSLGLGVGSQRRGKRLLKDKKHSEAADDGPMDSEAFEEHKKVISRKKMKYRYEDEKQTNESNRSTDEDDLPPTKRHRALGMMCTSASVPENKSGNSTTRKNGMVRPNKARSPVPQRPVKRRAVRLCDDEDDELPKTPVHGGYIHKVSVIPSGSDSKKNDLMRGENNANDQLASRTVDNALKEHAQSSQVSNKASSATAQQSMDKGTRESSAEHVSLGPMQLESDKSSFVEAKPVGSPKRSSQSITATGTSGEPEKKHFSKAPGGISQKKVPPGANRAIATASDRSTTSLYQPISEKSKATSSGEKRNTTPRSDSQNSDSVFMVGNPDESITSLGERPESGKDIKTSFPVDLKNSGSVMSMKDLIAAAQAKKRQAHLQNSYGNPLALLVNDADMLGRSPSPIPDAVAVESGNTLQLDVQGLQPTSPSSDVRQFSSMNEHENEELEEKRVSSGHQATGSSLSGGTEAAVARDAFEGMIETLSRTKESIGRATRLAIDCAKYGIANEVVELLIRKLENEQSFRHKVDLFFLVDSITQCSHSQKGIAGASYIPTVQAALPRLIGAAAPSGPGAQENRRQCHKVLRLWLERKILPESVLRRHMDDIGATDDDKSAGFSLRRPSRAERAIDDPIREMEGMLVDEYGSNATFQLPGFLASHVFDEEEEEEEDKFPTNLCKEVADTSPSEHTPGSRDPENYTVTPSDRRHHVLEDVDGELEMEDVSGNQKDERSLFDNGITEVSILEQSSDGVFESASNTSELLPSPEGSPPLPPDSPPVSPPLPTSPPPTSPSPPPPPPHPPLTSPPPLPPPPPASSHQVLFPPPPVGPPPFLSQQSLPPQHHPALMSQHMPPLPSTMSSSQPLAYHPPPLPREIGGTPTGNQHANMVSNTHGSHSDAPVLPQQSFFHPAGVSNAHEHVGYNSSRSVEYGKGDGYMTPQALQHRQPFLPGKPFVQRPLHPEPPPQQTTGQFSYPNSVQQHQYPPYSLPNMSDGPRRYAADVQWRMPANELNADCQLGGWMTGGRSCSGPPYSHEGYFGPPPERPPAGIISFPPSSTNSQPAATPIPVHGVPMMPCRPDMSAVNWRPA